The Glycine max cultivar Williams 82 chromosome 3, Glycine_max_v4.0, whole genome shotgun sequence sequence attttttggtatcttcttcttctttgttcttgtcgtattaaatatttagggagtgtttggtttggttgttttctgtttttattttcattaaaaatagaaaatggtgatgaaaatctGTTTAGTTGGATTTCTAAAAACATTTTCGGTGAAAATTAAAACAGGAAAtaaccagaaaatgaaaacaataaattctcATTTTAGTGTTTTCAGTTGAGAACAAAAACCTCATTTcgggtaaaatgaaattgcggtgacaatgaatataattttaagcaaatctaaaaatacaaaaagacaagaagtcaatatatcataaattttcagtatttttatttcatgaaaacagaaaataagaagtcaaattaaacatgttttcagaattttaatattttgaaaatgaaaacaaatttcaaaaaatgaaaacagaaaatgaaaatgcaaatcaaacacacccttatATATTAAGATGCTTCTgtctcatattttaattttaacttaaagcAATCCTCTTTTAATGGGTTTTGTTCATGGCTTCGGGTTTGTGTTGTctggaaaattattttaaggacGACACACGTTCACTTACTAGATAACAAGTAAAAGTGCCCCTTtaacaataatatatcgagctttccttttcctttataCACTAATGTCGtttatgtttatataattaaaatttacaataaattattatttttaaatatataattatataaactatattacaaaactatataacaactaGTCAACTAGATACggagtattattttattattaatgattttcttaataaactattgaaattcaattttaaaataaaggtgaaaaaataaattgaaaccgATAATcagttaagaaaattaaatatacatataaagataaaaaaaaatatttaagaaggttcattatcaaaaaaaaattaagaaggttgaaaaataaatatttacctaattatcaaattaaaataaactaatttaaaattaaaattaaaaaatatatccaacgataaagaataaaactaatatatgtatatataattagaataaaacatTTAACTTAATAAGAATGAAATAACTACTAAAGCATTCTTATCTAAAAATaactcttaaaaatattttcattttaaaaaacatttaactgCATTTTCATTCAAAAATCTAAATCAGAGACACATAAAGCATCTTTtcataacataataaattacGCTCAATAGTTGACTCTATGATTGATGCTATCTAGGAAATCTAGAAAAGGTCAACAAAAACCTAGTATTTGGATAAGAACTGGATTTCTTTATTCCAATAGATAAGAATGAAGTCAGTCAACATTAGACGATcgttaataacaattttttctttcgATAATTAAAGTACTATGAATCACTATGTTTGAACAAGCATTTGACAATTGACAAAACTTGAAATTAGAGTATAAAAATCCAAAAGTATTCATTCCATCTTGCCTGCTTAGCCGACGGTATTTTCGAATAATCAATTTACACTCAGTGTAcccacacaaaataaaaaataatgtcatctacactttatcaaataattaattgattataagtgcattttcttctttattttctataaaaataaaagttgatgAAATGTATATATAAGAATTCTTATTTCCCCCCCATAGTAACGTAAGCGCGAACCGATGAGTGCATTATTCAaatagtatgatttttttttagcctGATTAGCGATGTTGAGCTTAGGTGTTATGTGAATGTAGTTGTGTTTATTGAATGTATAATGTGATATTCAAGCACtggaatctaaaaaaaaaaaaaactagcataAGTGTAACGCATGGATGCCCATTAAGTTTTTTGGTATTTGCAGCACTTACtgctttcaatttcaaatttttcccCGAAATATCAGCATGAACTTGTGTTGTTcattctctctaaaaaagaaaCTTGTGTTGTTTACATCTTACTCTGGCAAGTTAGTGGCAACATATATACATGAAGAGGTTGATGCATTAATGATCACTATCCACCGGATAAAATAGTTTAATCCACTTTGTTATGGTATGGTAAGTTTACTCCATTCTTAAGCTAGCTTATACAATGAATGTCTTTTGTGTATATCcctaatcttatatattttttcctgcAAATGAGAATCAAATATAATGCGTGTTTTAGTTCAAGCTgatcttaaatttaatattttttatcctatCAAGTCATTATTGACTCTAAATAAATCAACATAATTTGTTGAAGGTTTACACAACGACTAAATTTGTGATCATCTTATAAAAGGATAAATCagtcaacaaatatttttagtcttttttttcttcaagatATACAAAGTATTTTAAGATCTTAGTATCTATATAATGATTTACAAAAAgctttacaaaaaaagaatgaaagaatatGTTGGTGATATAATTCATGTCTTGGTTcttcaaaactttttttatatatagttttcatCTTCAAGTATTTGTTGTCTCACAGTGCTCTCCACCTTGCCCTTCATCTGAAGTCTTGAATCCATTGAAACATTTAATACTTGTATTAAATGTATGTTCTTTTTCATAGAAAGTTCATGCTTATAGGTTAACATGTTGTATAATTTAATAggaaaatcactttttttcataataataggTTTGCAATACTAGAACGTGTCTTTTGATGAAAATCAACATCTTTGAGATGGTGTGCTTCATTTATTCCTCGTAAGATTTTGACAAATCATGAGAGAATGTTTTCTACATGAAAGAATCTCAAATGCATAAAGGTCTTAAATGTACTACTTGAAATGATATGTCAATTGTCTTATAAATGCATTGTCTAAAAATACAAACACACATGTACAAATCATGATTTGATAGCATATCGAACACAACTTTtactattcatatttatttgtatctaatcaaaataattaggagTCTTGATTCATCCTTAAGACataaatgtcttttgacttaacaaatatattttccatttttaagctattaatttattaatattttatttaaaattagtgaaaagatttataaaaaggtataatgttattcatgaattatttgattttttattcaattatttctatCTATATTGGATTAGAAGAGTTtagttcaattaattaattaagcaatATAGAGATGTTACAAATTATTCAAtttatgttcaatttttatggataaaaaaaaatgttgatgaaaCTTGTGTTATGGTTAAGCATGTCAATGAAATTCATACCTGTGAGTATCCGTTCAAACCCGTCTcaattttgatgaaaaatatcCGAGTTGATCGAGTACAGGTTCGGGTTTGGGGATTACTCAACTTTTTTAATTAGAGTCAGGGTTAGGGACGGGGATGTCACTACCCATCTCATACTCATTCCCATACACATCCCtatgatgaaattattaaaattttattaattatttgttaattttttttataatttttacataatttaatattcttttcttgatgatttttataaataaatgtgctGCAAATATAAgtagtaaaaataaatgtgtaacaatcaattttttttaaatcagattttcaatataatttttttacaatttttttttacaaatctaAACCGAGGATGGAGATACCTGATACCCGACGGTACGGGAATgagataacaaattttaacccaTCGGGTATCGGGGACGAATACGGGTACATGTTGGAAAGTCAAAGTCGGGGACTGGAGAAACAATACACGCCCCCGTCTCGCCCCGTTGCCACGTCTAGTCATggttaaactcttttttttattcattactCAATTACTCATTATGATAACTTTGTTCAACTAATTATCCTTAAAGAGACCTAGCGTTTGGAGATCGATATTTCAAAATAGTGAGAATTCGAGAATATAAGTAAATAGTGAGAAAATAAGAATTAGGAGTGTTCATACAATTATATAACATATTATAATCCGATGCCTTTATATTACTTTGTCAAAGAAATGTCAACAGTTAAGAATACAGAAAAATCATAGTACCTTAATGGATTCATCTATCTCAAAATCATAATCTCTCATTTTTTCCTAGGAACTTTCCTCCTATTTTATCTAATCTCTCATCTAGAAACCTCAACTCTCTTTTTAATCATCCTTTTCGGCATAAGTGATAAAATGAGTCAATATGTCCCAACCCATTAAAGAAACATGTTGATCCACCTTGTTCCTTGTAAAAAAAGTGAGTTAAAAATTTAAGTCTGTCCCATATATGTTTGGGTTGACAGGTTAAcccatcaaaaacaaaaaaaaaattaagaaaaaaataaaataataaatattttttagttaattttatctttaattaatattaaataataaatacttactaaaaaattaaatgtataacattaaattttaaataataacttatttagacaaaaaataaattaaataaaaaattaatagtatatgtattaaatatcaaaataaatattaaatacttatgGGGAAAAAACAGGTTAACGGATTGGtgtatctcatttttttttttttctcaacccATGTTTTGGCAGGTCAAAATGGGACATGTCAAGATAGATTGACAAGTTTAAAAACCCTTACCCTTACTTCTTTGTCTAACTTTCCTATCCCATCCCACTTCTTCAATCTCAACCCCATCCCCCCTCCCCCCTCCCCTTGATGCCTTCCTTCGTCTCATTTCCTTTTAAGGGTCAAAACTAGGTCCTACATTTGAAGGTTGAAATTTTGAGATGAAAAAATGGGAAGAGAAAATATAACAAGAGAGGTAAATTATGAGCTcttaaaaaagatgaagttggaatgataaaagataattttttaaaattaaaagtaataatttaaCCAACAAGCTTCAACAAATTGATAAATAGTTGAGTTCTTTAAGTATATTAATAAAGGTTTGATTTTTTAGttgtgaataatattttattaaaaaagataatattcaCATTGATGATCTTTATGATTAAGAATTAGTTTGGTGACTTTTAACGGTATGATATCcatgctttaaaaaaaagataaaattagttttaatagttaagaaaaaaataataaaataaattactaagtgtaataacacactttttttgctgagtaatttttttataaataaaacacctataatgtaataaattaataataaaataataaatttcagttatcaatttatttaattttttgaatgtggtttttattttataactataAGTGCATGCTTAGACTGTAGTTTGTAAAAGTATTTGAATAGTTGCTTCTTCCAATCAAATCTTTGGACTAAATTTTAATctcaaacatatattttttttaacaaaataatgtcaaacttaatttttttttccaaactaAGGTGCTTCTCATCTGTAAACCAAACATTAGCCTTAAATATCCCATATCAACAAGGTGTATACATAAATAATCttattctttaaatatataattatgaattCAAATTCTTAACttgtacatatataaaaatatttattaaaagaaattaacttcttaaataaattttaataatattagtcATTGCCTTTGACTTAAAGGtatcttactttttttaaaataaaaaaaaacccctTAAATATTCCATTGAGAATATCCAAATAAAGTAAACAATTTCACGCGCTGCTTAGAACAAGAAGCGCGTAAGAGAAGAGTGACTACTCCGTAACAGTCCAGAATAATCCTTTGTACTGGATAAGAACCATCAACCTCGTATTCCGATCGTCACACAGTTTGTGCATCTCAATTCTCAACATTCTCGGTTCACCTGCAAGCAAAACGCCATGTCGCTTATTATAGCAGTCCACGCCCACTCCTCACATGTCGTTTCCGCACCCGATCTCCTTTAAACGACACCTAAGACTCCCCAAACACGCGTGGTGAAAAGCCTCCACCCTGAAAAAAAATTCCGAAAGAAAGAGACACCCCTAAAGATCTGGTCTCGGCTTCTCACCTTTCCTTCAAAAATCTCATGTATTTCACTCCAATCGCTGTTCTCTTAACTTTTCCCTCTCTAGCTCTTTCTCAGAAAATcgacaaattcagattcaaactCAAGTTTTGAGGCTGATTCAGATTCTGGGTGTGTGGAATTCATAAAGTCAGGTTCAAGATAAAGTTTTAGCTCAATTCATATTCTGGGTGTGTGAAATTGGGGAGAAAAGAATTCAAATTTGGGGGTGCAAAGTGGTTTAATTTGATTAGGTGTGTGTTAGTTAACATGGGTGCTAGTTTTTCCATTCTGGGTATATGCAATTGAAAAATTCAGGTTCCATATCTAGTTTTGAGTTCAATTCATATTCTGGGGGTGTGGAATTTAAAGAAAAGAATTCAACTTCGGGGGTGCAAAGTGGTTTAATTTGGTTAGGTGTGTGTTAAGTGTTAACATGGGTGCTAGTTTTTCCTCTTGCGTTTGTGATGGGGATGGTACCCCTTTGAGGCCAAGGCTTGGGGACATACCCGAGAGCTGTGTGGCATTGGTGTTGATGTATTTGGACCCACCGGATATTTGTAAGCTTGCACGATTGAACAGGGCGTTTCGTGATGCCTCGTCGGCGGATTTCATTTGGGAATCGAAGTTGCCTTTGAACTATAAGTTCATTGTGGAGAAAGCTTTGAAGGATGTTTCTGTGGAACAATTGGGGAAGAGGGATATTTATGCTAGACTCTGCAGGCCTAATTCGTTTGACAATGGGACCAAGGTGGGTAGTTACCTTTATTCCATAACTTATATGAAGTTCTATAGGTGTTTTTGATGTTGTTCTTTGATCAGAATTGGAGTTCGACTTTGATAACCTATTTTGATCTTtaatataaacatttaataTGTGGATAATTAGGTGAGACTTTAATTGTGGAGTTTATTTGGGTAAATGTCTTCATAAGTACACCATGAactaaaattagcttatatatatgttaaaaataagcTATCGGAGAAGCTAATAtgagaaaattagttaattttaacttatggagAAGCCAActtcatttttccttcttattttcttctcctataggTGCGTATAGTAGCGAAGTTTATCAAAAATTGGAAAACAACATATATAACGCTTATATTACTACATTTGAGTTTTGTCCTTATTTATACTCTTCTTCATATATATTAAGTGCCTTGGTGTTTACTTGTCTAAAATGTTACGTTGGTGTAGGAAATTTGGCTGGATAAGAGGACAGGTGGGGTGTGTTTGGCGATTTCATCCCAAGCATTGAGGATTACAGGGATAGATGATCGGAGATATTGGAGTCGCATTTCAACTGAAGAGTCAAGGTGAGATTATTGTAATTGAAACTGTTGCTCGGGCTAATAAGTAATAATTTATAGAACTGGCCTATGCTTGACtttgttttgttgtgttttcaTCTTTATGGGTTGAAAtacaaaccatttttttttttgctggatttttatttttaagcccTTTTGTGGTTTAAGATCACACATTTTTCACCTTGTGGCTTTgttatttaacttaattataaagCTCGAAGGTTGAATTTTTCATACTTCTCCAAATCCATTTTACTAATATTCAAGGTTATCTAATACCAAATTTCTTATGTAAGGAACTAAATGAGTTTAGTTATCAGTGAATTATTTGAACTTGGTAAATTGAGTGTTCATTTAAGTTCATTTGTTTGACTAAATGAATAACTATATTTGTAGTTAAGtttgattatttaaatgaatCAAACTTAAGATTTGTAGGTTTTACATTAACAGTGTGAATAACTGGTATATACATGTACAACTTGGACAGTTGcaatttatatttacttaaaaaactGTAACTTTGTTTATTATCTTCTTATATATTACTTAATGTCAATTTTCAAGAGTCATGCTTTAAATGAAtgactatattttttaaaaaaaaattgtcattttcaTCATCAGTGATTTGATCTCCAATCTTAATCAGTTTTATGAAtacaaaactattttattaCAGTTTTAAATTGCCTTCTAGCTTGACATTGTTATCAATTTAGTCATGGTCGCATGTATGTTCTTAGTTCTTACTCCATTACTTTTTCTCATGGCTCCtcaattttaagttttatcCACCTTCTGCTGGAACACATAAAATTAGGAACTTCAAAATTGGATGACCCCTGTTTTTGTGTGTGCTATATGATGAAGCCTGATGTATTATACTATTTTTGTCCATAACAGATTCCACACAGTTGCTTATCTTCAACAAATTTGGTGGCTTGAAGTGGAAGATGA is a genomic window containing:
- the LOC100789493 gene encoding F-box protein PP2-A13, whose protein sequence is MGASFSSCVCDGDGTPLRPRLGDIPESCVALVLMYLDPPDICKLARLNRAFRDASSADFIWESKLPLNYKFIVEKALKDVSVEQLGKRDIYARLCRPNSFDNGTKEIWLDKRTGGVCLAISSQALRITGIDDRRYWSRISTEESRFHTVAYLQQIWWLEVEDDVDFQFPPGKYSVFFRLQLGRSSKRLGRRVCKTDDIHGWDIKPVKFQLTTSDGQRAVSQSHLDNPGHWVLYHAGNFVSKSPNDLMKIKFSLTQIDCTHTKGGLCVDSVFICNSDLKKEV